The Hyalangium gracile genome contains a region encoding:
- a CDS encoding amidohydrolase: MTNTLFRNCHALVPGERGVPTIARNQDILVQGNRISAIRPTGQPPEPDVTVIECHEQLAMPGLINTHSHVPMVLFRGLAEDVPIERWFNEFIWPLESNLSEEAVYWGMQLGLIEMIEGGVTTVADHYFFMDQVARAVEQAGTRAHLGWAVFASRGRKVLDETAEFVQRWKGGADGRITTCMAPHAPYTCDDGFLRASVEHAKRLGVGIHIHAAEDMNQTRASLERREMTPIQVLDDTGVLSVPVIIAHGCGLLPEDTARLARYRDHVGIAHAPKTYLKLAMGLTPIPALRRVGIPVGLATDGAVSNNTLDILESLRLMAMMQKHDASDPEVLPIPEALDIATRGSAAVLGMADRLGQLAPGFLADIILVDTRGAHWQPPHNLAAGLVYSARASDVQTVMVDGRILMRDRQLLTLDKARVLTEVARHMEHLARRVPEARIQVYKP; this comes from the coding sequence ATGACGAACACCCTCTTCCGCAACTGTCACGCGCTCGTGCCCGGTGAGCGCGGCGTGCCCACCATCGCGCGCAACCAGGACATCCTCGTCCAGGGCAACCGCATCTCCGCCATCCGCCCCACCGGCCAGCCTCCCGAGCCCGACGTCACCGTCATCGAATGCCACGAGCAGCTCGCCATGCCCGGGCTCATCAACACCCACTCCCATGTCCCCATGGTGCTCTTCCGCGGCCTCGCCGAGGACGTCCCCATCGAGCGCTGGTTCAACGAGTTCATCTGGCCCCTCGAGAGCAACCTCTCCGAGGAGGCCGTGTACTGGGGCATGCAGCTGGGCCTCATCGAGATGATCGAGGGCGGCGTCACCACCGTCGCCGACCACTACTTCTTCATGGATCAGGTGGCCCGCGCCGTCGAGCAGGCCGGCACCCGCGCCCACCTCGGCTGGGCCGTCTTCGCCAGCCGCGGCCGCAAGGTGCTCGACGAGACCGCCGAGTTCGTCCAGCGCTGGAAGGGCGGCGCCGACGGCCGCATCACCACCTGCATGGCGCCCCACGCCCCCTACACCTGTGACGACGGCTTCCTGCGCGCCTCCGTCGAGCACGCGAAGCGACTGGGCGTCGGCATCCACATCCACGCCGCCGAGGACATGAACCAGACCCGCGCCAGCCTCGAGCGCCGCGAGATGACGCCCATCCAGGTCCTCGACGACACGGGCGTGCTCAGCGTCCCCGTCATCATCGCCCATGGCTGCGGCCTGCTCCCCGAGGACACCGCCCGTCTGGCCCGCTACCGAGACCACGTGGGCATCGCCCACGCCCCCAAGACGTACCTCAAGCTCGCCATGGGCCTCACCCCCATCCCCGCGCTGCGCCGCGTCGGCATCCCCGTGGGCCTGGCCACCGATGGCGCCGTCAGCAACAACACGCTCGACATCCTCGAGAGCCTGCGCCTCATGGCCATGATGCAGAAGCACGACGCGAGCGACCCCGAGGTGCTCCCCATCCCCGAGGCGCTCGACATCGCCACGCGCGGCAGCGCCGCCGTGCTCGGCATGGCGGATCGGCTCGGCCAGCTCGCCCCCGGCTTCCTCGCCGACATCATCCTCGTGGACACCCGCGGCGCCCACTGGCAGCCGCCCCACAACCTCGCCGCAGGCCTCGTGTACAGCGCCCGCGCCAGCGACGTGCAGACCGTCATGGTCGACGGCCGCATCCTCATGCGCGACCGCCAGCTCCTCACCCTCGACAAGGCCCGCGTCCTCACCGAGGTGGCTCGCCACATGGAGCACCTGGCCCGGCGCGTCCCCGAGGCCCGCATCCAGGTCTACAAGCCCTAG